Within Puntigrus tetrazona isolate hp1 chromosome 17, ASM1883169v1, whole genome shotgun sequence, the genomic segment GCAACAAATCTCTTCCGTATTGTGATGTACGCACAAGgttattgaaaaagaaaaaaggaagagcCTCTAAAGTTGGTTTTGTGAGTCTGACCTGCAGTCATGGGAACAACATCCGCTCGTAGGAGGAAACGTAGCCGGCCTGCAGGTTTGTTACCGATCTTAATGTCCATGTAGACCTGAGGGTTAGTTCTGCCTTTTTTCGCTGGAGGTTCTCCCTGctcaagaacacaaaatacaattcAAGCCCTGATTGCAActatactattactattataattagAGCTGCAAAACAATTACTcgttgttatttatatattaaaattagtttacatataatttgtgcatgtactgtgtatatttattatgtatatataaatacacacatgctgcaaaaaatgttaatttatatataaaatacttaatatataaattttttatatacacacacacacacacacacacaagcatgctTATTTTGAGATTAATCGTtttgcaaccctaattaaaattttattattactgctgTAATACAATGTTCCCACCTCCTGTGTGTTCGTATTGGCTGATTCAGTGGCTGACTCCGCCTCCTCGCTCTCCTCAACAGTCTTCCCTGAGAACTTCTTCAGCCAGTCGTCTTCAGACCACACTATGAGCAGAGCAGACACGCAAGTAATGGGTTACCACTGCATTTTCAGTGAGAGTGATTCAAAAACAAGCGGAGATTTTTCATGCACCCTATTGAAATCAAAAAACCCTCACCTGGCCGAGAAGAGCCCTCTTTAATTCTCATAGGTTTGGCGATGTTCACCCTGATGGTTCTGCCAAACAGCTCAGACTCattctgcagaacaaaaaacCAAACGGACGTTAACTTGTACACAGCAAGAGTTCATGACTGCGCTGGATTTTATGAACCCACAAAACACAGCAGTTAAAAATACTCACCATGTTATCAATGGCAGCTGCTGCATcctaaaggaaaaaaagcagagagatttaaaaaaagttcatctTTCATTATGGCTGCAGACAAACCACAGTCATGCAATGTGCAAACTATAAAGAGCTAACATAACGAGGAAAATGCAATCTCGTTTTTAGCCGATGATATATaccattttcatttacttttaataaagagGAATTTGTTAGGCACTCACCTCTGCTAGTTCAAACTCGATGAATGCAAAGCCCCTGTGCTTCTCtgtggacaaaaaaaagtcaggGACATGTATATAAagtgtatattatgtgtataaagCGTGTGTTTGAGTGTCTTTTGCGAACACTTGTGTGTTTCTCACCTGTCTCATAATCTAACGGTATCTGAATATCTGTGATATCACCGAAGGGAATGAACGCGGCGTGCAACACTTTCTCGTCCACCTCCTCCGCAAGACCgcctgagaaaaacaaaaccgtaTATTCGACTTATTGTAATAACTCATATTCAACGCAAAGAACGTTCACTTCAACGTCATGTAGATATTTTTCATCGTCTGCTGCTTTCCCAGCTGCAGCTGATAACCGGGACCGCATCCGTATCGTGCATGTTGTTGTGCGATTAAATTACAACTTTGTGAGAGCGAAGCggttattattttgatttataattttgatgtttttcttacCAACATAAAGAACACGTTTGTTCGCCGCCATCTTGCGTGTAACCTTTGACTGTGTACTTCGTCACCTCGAAATGGTGTGTCGCCCTCTAGTGATGCGGAGAACACATTAcatcacataaatacataaccGTCTATGATTTAGTCATGGATTTACTGGTACTTAGTGgtactgttaaatatttatttaaaacatagctAGTAAGTTAGCTTGATAATTAGTTTTACTCATTGACTagccatttaaaacaattaaaagaattCAATCTAGCCAAAAATTGTTGTCACTCTTGTAAATGGTGAAAAaccatacaatatatttatttttcattatgtaaCAATACGTATTACTTATAGGACTATCTTTACATGTGTGTAGTGTGTTCATGGATTCTTGTGATTTATATCTTGACGCACTAATAATAGACCTATGAAATATGATACCCATATGTGTTATTTGCTTTCATGGAGGATGCAAACCGTAATTGAATGGCTTAGGTTATAAGACTTATCCAGGTTAAAGGTGAATGGGATGTTATTAACACTTCTGTTATTATTGGGCCCTTGAGCAGAAAATgtaatccattaaaggattgttCCTGTAGTGCAAGTAACTTTGGATAAAACGTGTGTAAAATGGCCTTTGTCttggcttaaaaaaaagaagaagaaaaagaagacagtatatttcatttaaatagtcATCCCTTTATTTAGAGTGCCACACCACTCAGGTTATTGTCATGGGACAAGTGAGGTCCAATCAAAGCAGCAAACACACAGCTCACTGAAGAACCAAGTTTTTCAGTTCCTCATAAAAAAGTCAGTCCTGGCCACAATAGAGAGGCTCTTCCCTCACAGAACTGcctctttttaaaattaactttaGGTGATAAAAATCATTGCAGAGTTAAAAATGTCAGCCCTGCAACAAAATTGTATTCTTTATGTTCAagtatcattttgttttttttttttttcttgttttatgttttgtgttcttATTGGTTGCCACCAGACGACACCAGACAGCGGTGATCTCTCTTCAGCCGTTCAGCTTCACCCTGCAGAAAACAATTTCAATGATAAAACGATCACTTTCCATAATCATTATGACAACTCACATAAACAGCCCCAAAACAAGTGCGGAAGTTATAATCCTACTGATAATAAGAAAAGTTACTTGTCATGATGTTGCGGCTACAGTCGCTGCGGTGACTCCCACTTTCTGTGTGGCATCTTTCTTGGCCTGATGAGCCTGAAGCACTGCGACAGCCTCCTCCACCTGACAACACAGATAAATCAACAGTCCCGCAATGCCCGAACCATCTTCACCACAGAGATTCGTGTCTCTAATAAGCTGATAAAACGCCACTGTCATTTATGAATTACATTTCAGAACAAGTCCCCCGCATAAATCCTAATAAATAAGCGCATAATAATAAGTCCCTGGTTTAGTCAATAAGCTTTGCATTGTTAAAAGCTTGTGATGTTTTCTCATTATTGCATATAACAGCCGAGCTGGTGTCTGTTACTGGAGGCTTTTATCATGGTTAATGGCTGTCACCTTGGAGCGCAGAGACTCATGGGACTCCAGCATGTGCAGCAGCTCAGAGTTGTCGATCTCTAGAAGCATTCCTGTGATCTTCCCGGCTAGACTGGGGTGCATTGCCTGGATGAGAGGAAACAACCGCTCACCTGAGGGAAAACAAAACAGGCATGTGTAAGACAGGCTAGAAACAATTAGAAATAGCTACAGGGaagaattaaagggatagtccaccgATCAACCTG encodes:
- the ppie gene encoding peptidyl-prolyl cis-trans isomerase E, translating into MAANKRVLYVGGLAEEVDEKVLHAAFIPFGDITDIQIPLDYETEKHRGFAFIEFELAEDAAAAIDNMNESELFGRTIRVNIAKPMRIKEGSSRPVWSEDDWLKKFSGKTVEESEEAESATESANTNTQEGEPPAKKGRTNPQVYMDIKIGNKPAGRLRFLLRADVVPMTAENFRCLCTHEKGFGFKGSSFHRIIPQFMCQGGDFTNHNGTGGKSIYGRKFDDENFVLKHTQPGLLSMANSGPNTNGSQFFITVDKTDWLDGKHVVFGELVEGMDVLRNMEAQGSKDGKTKQKVIISNCGEFV